A window of the Thiomicrospira microaerophila genome harbors these coding sequences:
- a CDS encoding histidine phosphatase family protein: MRYSISGFRGLSAWLLVLVSSLLFSSSIKAEDRLFWQALAQGGKVVLIQHALLDEAVGDPFSLDPSCFIERNLSEAGREQARSIGEAFRQQGIKIDAVWASPHCRTKDTAELAFGEFEVKAELRLIRALTEEQANANLRWSRQLIGNFNAEGNLILVTHRPNIGELIHQRVRPGTVAVVEPLGDGLFDLVATKVFD; this comes from the coding sequence ATGCGTTATTCTATCAGCGGGTTTAGGGGGTTGTCAGCTTGGCTTTTGGTTTTAGTTTCGAGCCTGTTATTTTCCAGTAGTATCAAGGCGGAAGATAGGCTTTTTTGGCAGGCATTGGCGCAAGGCGGTAAGGTGGTGTTGATTCAACATGCGTTGCTGGATGAGGCGGTGGGTGATCCGTTTTCGCTGGATCCGTCTTGTTTTATTGAGCGCAATTTGTCTGAGGCGGGGCGTGAGCAGGCTAGGTCGATTGGTGAGGCGTTTAGGCAACAGGGTATTAAGATTGATGCGGTTTGGGCCAGCCCGCATTGTCGCACTAAGGATACGGCGGAACTGGCTTTCGGCGAGTTTGAGGTGAAAGCAGAGTTGCGTTTGATTCGGGCTTTAACCGAAGAACAGGCGAATGCGAATTTGCGCTGGAGCCGCCAATTGATTGGCAACTTTAACGCAGAGGGTAACTTGATTCTGGTAACCCATCGCCCCAATATTGGCGAGTTGATTCATCAACGAGTCCGCCCCGGCACGGTGGCGGTGGTAGAGCCTTTGGGTGACGGTTTGTTTGATCTGGTCGCCACCAAGGTGTTTGACTAG
- a CDS encoding DsrE family protein — protein MKKLIALFGLWALALSAQAQYQEPKITHEGYGNQKVVYQLNDSNPDFQLQILRNVNNHVRAIGADKIDLKIVVFAGGMAALETSKPETVAALENLRAQGVEIKVCNNTLRARNVDWRSLKDVEETDIVPAGVAEIAHLQAKGYQYLRP, from the coding sequence ATGAAAAAACTAATCGCACTATTCGGCTTATGGGCGCTGGCTCTAAGCGCCCAAGCGCAATACCAAGAACCAAAAATCACCCATGAAGGCTATGGCAACCAAAAGGTCGTTTACCAGCTTAACGACAGCAACCCGGATTTCCAACTACAAATCCTGCGCAACGTAAATAACCATGTACGAGCGATAGGCGCCGACAAGATCGACCTAAAAATAGTCGTGTTTGCCGGCGGTATGGCAGCACTTGAAACCAGCAAACCTGAAACCGTCGCCGCGCTGGAAAACCTGCGCGCTCAAGGCGTTGAAATCAAAGTATGCAACAACACCCTAAGAGCCAGAAACGTCGATTGGCGAAGCCTAAAAGACGTTGAAGAAACCGACATAGTACCCGCAGGCGTCGCAGAAATAGCCCACCTACAAGCCAAAGGCTACCAATACCTACGCCCTTAA
- a CDS encoding DUF3392 family protein, translating into MEWSVLTDALTQILIFITGLIQPHLYAISLAMMATLLVIYGDNMMSLFKQQLGGLNFFLKVSLFILFCAFGFALITQYLTPLIVDLFNKADETWLGIAVVGVFYLLGFLAQRKGII; encoded by the coding sequence ATGGAATGGAGTGTATTAACCGATGCCTTAACGCAAATTCTAATATTCATTACCGGCCTTATCCAGCCGCACCTCTACGCCATCAGTCTTGCGATGATGGCCACCCTGCTGGTTATCTATGGCGACAACATGATGAGTCTATTCAAACAACAGCTAGGCGGGCTTAACTTCTTTCTAAAGGTCAGCCTATTTATCCTGTTTTGCGCCTTTGGCTTTGCGTTAATAACCCAATACCTAACCCCGCTCATCGTCGATTTGTTTAACAAAGCCGACGAAACCTGGCTAGGCATTGCAGTGGTAGGCGTATTCTACCTGCTAGGATTTCTTGCCCAGCGTAAAGGCATTATCTAG
- a CDS encoding ArsR/SmtB family transcription factor, whose product MMNLDRKAQQFKALGHPARLRMLNLLCRQESLCVCELMRVLGFAQSFSSRHLAILREAGLVDTEKHGTWVHYRLTAEGQALLADAGLDQIESLRADLARLNRSDCSSC is encoded by the coding sequence ATGATGAACTTGGATAGGAAAGCCCAGCAGTTTAAGGCCTTGGGGCATCCGGCGCGTTTGCGGATGTTGAATCTTTTGTGCCGGCAAGAGAGTTTGTGTGTGTGTGAGTTGATGCGGGTGTTGGGGTTTGCGCAGAGTTTTTCTTCGCGGCATTTGGCGATTTTGCGAGAAGCAGGCCTGGTGGATACCGAGAAACATGGTACTTGGGTGCATTATCGTTTAACGGCTGAGGGTCAGGCGTTGTTAGCTGATGCCGGTTTGGATCAAATCGAGAGTTTGCGGGCGGATCTTGCGCGGTTAAATCGGTCGGATTGTTCTTCTTGTTAA
- the rfbA gene encoding glucose-1-phosphate thymidylyltransferase RfbA produces MKGIILAGGSGTRLYPITKGISKQLVPIYDKPMIYYPLSVLMLAGIREILIITSPESLLSFQALLGDGKELGLSFEYVVQPSPDGLAQAFILGREFIGEDDVCLILGDNIFYGHYLIKTLAAAVENAAKDRMATVFGYHVHDPERYGVAEFDDEGHVVSLEEKPSRPKSNYAVTGLYFYPNDVVVKAAAVRPSGRGELEITCLNQMYLAEERLKLEKMGRGFAWLDTGTHESLLEASQFIETIEKRQGLKVACLEEIAFEMGYIDKQALLDLAEPLKKNQYGQYLIRCAEREK; encoded by the coding sequence ATGAAAGGGATTATTTTGGCCGGGGGTTCGGGAACTCGTTTGTATCCGATTACCAAGGGGATTTCGAAGCAGTTGGTGCCTATTTATGATAAGCCTATGATTTATTATCCTTTGAGTGTGTTGATGCTGGCAGGGATTCGGGAGATTTTGATTATTACGTCGCCTGAGTCTTTGTTGAGTTTTCAGGCATTGTTGGGGGATGGCAAGGAGTTGGGTCTGTCGTTTGAGTATGTGGTGCAGCCTTCCCCGGATGGTTTGGCTCAGGCGTTTATTTTGGGGCGTGAGTTTATTGGTGAGGACGATGTTTGTTTGATTTTGGGGGATAATATTTTTTATGGTCATTATTTGATTAAAACCCTTGCGGCGGCGGTTGAGAATGCGGCGAAGGATAGAATGGCGACGGTTTTTGGCTATCATGTTCATGATCCTGAGCGTTATGGTGTGGCGGAGTTTGATGACGAGGGTCATGTGGTTTCGCTTGAGGAGAAACCCAGCCGACCCAAGTCAAATTATGCGGTGACCGGTTTGTATTTTTATCCGAATGATGTGGTGGTTAAGGCGGCGGCGGTAAGGCCTTCAGGCCGAGGTGAACTTGAGATCACTTGTTTAAATCAGATGTATTTGGCTGAGGAGCGTTTGAAGCTGGAGAAAATGGGGCGCGGTTTTGCTTGGTTGGATACCGGCACCCATGAAAGTTTATTGGAGGCTTCTCAGTTTATTGAAACGATTGAGAAGCGCCAGGGGTTAAAGGTTGCGTGCTTAGAAGAGATTGCGTTTGAGATGGGTTATATTGATAAGCAAGCCTTGCTGGATTTGGCTGAACCTTTGAAAAAAAACCAGTATGGTCAATATTTAATTCGCTGTGCGGAAAGGGAAAAGTAG
- a CDS encoding D-hexose-6-phosphate mutarotase, which yields MLSSLQTRFNHPNVRFYQQDQLIMVELKNSFGQATLTTNGATLLSYIPQGGDDLLYVSQTAVYDGTKPVRGGVPVCWPWFGAHPTDAGQKAHGIARYELWQVEAVTSVGEQGEATQLTLSLTPNANTQKAWPHDFKLSLIVTLAEKLEVELKGENLSQQDWTVSEALHTYFRVAQAPGLLISGLEGASYFDKNRDFAEFTQTESLKLQAPMDCVYVDHSAAVKIHDQGRNILIEKQNSASTIVWNPGEQGVKSFADMPDADYQVMLCVEAGNALQNSYTLAAGQSHSLKMWLSAQ from the coding sequence ATGCTTAGTTCACTACAAACCCGGTTCAATCACCCAAACGTGCGTTTTTACCAACAAGACCAACTGATCATGGTGGAACTAAAAAACAGCTTTGGTCAAGCCACCTTAACCACCAACGGCGCCACCCTGTTAAGCTACATTCCGCAAGGGGGTGATGACTTACTGTATGTCTCACAAACAGCCGTTTACGATGGCACCAAACCGGTACGCGGTGGCGTGCCGGTATGCTGGCCTTGGTTTGGCGCGCACCCGACTGATGCCGGCCAAAAAGCCCACGGCATTGCGCGTTACGAACTCTGGCAGGTTGAAGCCGTGACATCCGTCGGTGAACAAGGCGAAGCCACCCAGCTTACCCTCAGCCTAACTCCCAATGCCAACACTCAAAAAGCCTGGCCGCATGATTTTAAACTCAGCCTAATCGTCACCCTAGCCGAAAAACTCGAAGTCGAACTCAAGGGCGAAAACCTAAGCCAACAAGATTGGACGGTATCAGAAGCCTTGCACACCTATTTCCGCGTAGCCCAAGCACCAGGCCTGCTGATTAGCGGTTTAGAAGGCGCGAGCTATTTTGACAAAAACCGTGATTTTGCAGAATTCACCCAAACCGAAAGCTTAAAACTCCAAGCCCCGATGGATTGTGTCTATGTAGATCACAGCGCGGCGGTAAAAATCCACGATCAAGGACGCAACATCCTGATCGAAAAGCAAAACAGCGCCAGCACGATCGTATGGAATCCGGGCGAGCAGGGGGTGAAAAGCTTTGCCGACATGCCGGATGCCGACTACCAGGTCATGCTCTGTGTTGAAGCTGGCAATGCGCTACAAAATAGCTACACCCTGGCGGCAGGCCAAAGCCACAGCTTAAAAATGTGGTTATCTGCGCAATGA